The following proteins are encoded in a genomic region of Stutzerimonas balearica DSM 6083:
- a CDS encoding DUF2959 domain-containing protein — protein MRRLLITCLALLTLGGCQNAYYAAMEKVGIHKRDILVDRVEDARDSQLEAKQQFKDALEQYRSVVTVKGGELEQRYDALSREYEASAASAREVRERITAVEDVAQALFDEWADEIEQYSDRNLKQASARQLSRTRAEYRTLIERMKAAEKRIDPVLNVLHDQVLYLKHNLNARAIGALHGEYRNLQSNVDRLLQDMQRSIDEADGFVKRLQSSRSPS, from the coding sequence ATGCGCCGCTTGCTGATCACCTGCCTCGCCCTGCTCACCCTGGGCGGCTGCCAGAACGCCTATTACGCGGCGATGGAAAAGGTCGGCATCCACAAGCGCGACATCCTCGTCGATCGCGTCGAAGATGCGCGTGACTCGCAACTCGAAGCCAAGCAGCAATTCAAGGATGCGCTCGAACAATATCGCAGCGTGGTCACCGTCAAGGGCGGCGAACTGGAGCAACGCTACGACGCCCTGAGCCGCGAATACGAAGCCAGCGCAGCCAGTGCACGAGAAGTGCGCGAGCGAATCACCGCAGTGGAAGATGTCGCTCAGGCGCTGTTCGACGAGTGGGCTGACGAGATCGAGCAATATTCCGATCGTAACCTGAAGCAAGCCAGTGCACGCCAGTTGAGCCGCACACGGGCCGAGTATCGCACTCTGATCGAACGCATGAAGGCCGCCGAGAAGCGCATCGACCCTGTACTCAATGTGCTGCACGACCAGGTGCTTTACCTCAAGCACAACCTGAACGCGCGCGCCATCGGTGCCTTGCATGGGGAATACCGCAACCTGCAGAGCAACGTCGACCGACTGCTGCAGGACATGCAGCGTTCGATCGATGAGGCCGACGGTTTCGTCAAACGGTTGCAGTCGTCCCGTTCGCCCAGCTGA